Genomic DNA from Patescibacteria group bacterium:
CTGTATAGCCAATCCCGCCGTACGCTTTGCGCGCAACTTCCGCCACATCGAAATCGGCTTTCGAATCTGCCACGCCGCCCATCATCACCATACCGTTACTGCCGAGCGCCTGAATGTCGAGCTTGCTCAAGGGATCACGACGCAAATACTCGTCCACAATAGACTCAACCAAAATATCGCAGATTTTATCCGGATGTCCGGACAGTGGCGCTTCGACTGCTTTGAACATAAGTGACCTGAGTTTAAAGAGTAAAGCGTAAAGAGTAAAGAACGGAAGTGAACATTGACTTCCTACCCGTCTTCTGACATGATTATTCGTTACTCGTTCCCTCAAAACTCGCCCTTTGGAGACGCTCGTGGACACCGCAGTCACCATCAAAATTTACGACAAAACCATCGATCTCCCAGATATCAAGCTATCCGACATACCACTCGAGAAACTTGTCGCGCTCCTCGAGCAGACATCGCACGTGACGTTCACCGTGCGTTCGACACCGAAAGCCGTGAAGATCGTACAAGAGCTCGCCCACCTGAACGGAATGTCTAACCTGTCTCACAAGCAGCTCCTAACTCTCGCATCGCCGATCGAGCAACTATCGCTCGACACTCGTTGCAAGACCAGCCTCATCATCGACGCGGAACCGCCCCATCTGCTCCAGCTAGAGTTCATCTGGGAACTGTGCGAAAAGACGGAATCGGAAGTCAGGCGGATCAAACGTATCGGCGCGAAATCCCTCACCCGCATCGTGGAATCCCTGGCAAAACAGAATCTTACGCTGGGCATGAAAGATGAGATCGGCAAGATCAGGCATCTCCTCCCGAAGCGCGAACCGTGATTTAACCACCGCAACCCGCCCCGCACCTCTCGCCAGCTCGAAGCTGGAACGATTGAGAGCGCGGGGTGTTTATTTTTGTTGACTTTTTAGCTGACATTTGCTACAATTATCCGTTACTCGTTCTGTTATAACCCTTTGTTTTGGAGGATACATGCCTGAAATTACGAAAGAACAGCTGGACCTCATCCGCACACGCTGTAGCTGGCTCCTGACCGCGGTTCGTCAAGGGCAAGTGTCGCCTGAGCTGGCACTCAAGGGACTGGAAGAGCTCATTGGCGCGGAGGCCCTCAAGGCCCGCCAAACGCTCCCGAAAAATCCCTACAGAATCTCCGTGAAGGCGGCCATCACGCAGCTACGCAGAATGAACAAGACGCTCAACCTCGGCTTCTCTGAAGATGAGGTCATTGAGCTCGAAGACACCGCGCCGGCCTGGCCCGATGGAAAGTACATGTTTCGCGTGATGCGCCCGCGTCTGGACACTGGCGACAACAAAGTCCTCGACACGTTCAACATGCACCTCGCGTGCATCGACAACGTGCGCGGACTGTCCGGAGTGTGGAAGAAAAAAGACCTCCGTCGGACGGACTTCAAGCTCTCCTTGGCCGGCGGGGACGCTACGCATACGCGCGGGCTCAGCTGGGCCATCATCAATGCGCATGGACGGCTGCGACTCACTGCGGAAAACAAGATTCCGCCGGAAGCTGCGGCCGACGAAGCCTTGGCGCTCGCCTGGCAATTCCCGAAATACATGACCGAAAACGCCGGACTCCGGCACTGGCTCATGGGCTACCAGATGAGTCAGAGACCCTTCGAAGAAAGCGATCTGGCCGCTAGGGAGCCTGGCAACGAAGAACAACAGCACTTCCTCGCCGTGAGCGTCGGAAAAGTAGGACAGCAAATCCGTCTCAACAACGAATGGACCTACCCTGGCAAACGCGAACAGTACAAGGCACTGAGGTCAGAGGCCGGCCAATGCTTCCCCGTCATTGCCGGTTAGATCACCCAACACGCCCCGCCTTTCTCACCAGCCACTGCTGGAACCATGAGAGTGCGGGGTGTTTATTTTTGGGCTAAAGTTTGACTATTTACTGGGTATAGTGTATACTTCCGCCTTAGATATTTGTGCCATTTCAGGCACCTCGAACTCCGGTTTTTTGCAGATTTTGCAGCGAAATCATAGGGGTCCGGGTATCAATCTAATACCCTTATGGTTAATGCCACCGAGGCGCAAAGCGTAAGCTTTGACGATCTCCCTTTGGCTCCGCAGATGAAAGAAATCTTGCGTAGCTACAAGTTTGTAACGCCTACTCCTATTCAAATCAAAGCCATCCCAGTCGCCATGACTGGTGGTGATGTTATTGGCATTGCGCAAACTGGTACCGGTAAGACTCTGGCTTTCGGCTTACCGATGATTGAACGACTCGCCCGCCACAAGGGCCGTGGTCTAGTTATTTTGCCGACCCGTGAACTCGCCCTCCAAGTTGAGGAAGAGTTAAACAAACTTGGCAGCAAGCTTGGCATGAAAACTGTGGTCCTGATTGGCGGCGCCAACATGGGCAAACAAATTCGTGATCTTAAAGCTAAGCCCCACGTTATTGTTTGCACTCCAGGTCGTCTAATTGACCACATGGAGCAAAAGACACTCAGTCTAGCTGACGTGAAAATTTTAGTACTCGACGAAGCTGACCGCATGCTTGATATGGGTTTTGCTCCGCAGTTGGCGCGCATCATGACGGCCGTTCCTAAGGATCGCCAAACGCTTTTGTTCTCCGCCACCATGCCGCAAGACATTGTGACTATTGCGAACAAGCATATGAAGACACCGGTGCGCATTGAAGTTGCCCAACAGGGCACAGCTTCTGAGCGCGTGTCTCAGGAGCTCATCATTGTTCACAAAGCTGAAAAGTTGTCGCTCTTAAAAACTATCTTGAGCGAATACAAGGGAACCATCTTGGTCTTCTCTCGTACTAAGCACGGCGCCAAGAAAATTTGTGCTGCTGTGAAAGTTATGGGCCACACGTCGGCTGAACTGCACGCGAATAAATCCTTGAGCCAACGCCGCGAAGCACTTGAAGGCTTCAAGATTGGCCGCTATCGCGTCTTGATCGCTACGGATATTGCTGCTCGTGGAATTGACGTTAAGGGCATTGAGCTCGTCATTAACTATGACTTGCCAGATGCTTCTGAAGACTACGTCCACCGCATTGGCCGCACCGGCCGTGCTGGTAAAGAAGGCAAGGCAATTTCTTTTGCTACACCTGATCAAACTACGGATGTTCGCTCTATTGAACGCTTGATCCGCATGAAGTTGCCAGTCAGCAAGCGCACAGGCCTGACGCGCATTGAATTCCCAGCGGGATCTGATGACCGTTACCCATCCCACGGTGCGCGCCCATTCTCTGGACCACGCGCCGGCTCTGGCTCTTCAGCCATCAAGCCTTACAGCAAGTACCGCGCTCAGGGTTCTTCTTCCTCACGCCCAGCTGCTCGCACACCATACGTAGGCAAGTCTTACCCGGTGCCAGCGCCAAGTGCGTTTGGTGCCCCTAAAGTAGCGAGCACGAGCGAATACTCGACACCAGCTCCTCGCCCCGCAACAAGCTCTCGCCCTCCCTTCAAAAAGGACGGCTTCAAGGGTCGCAGCGGTGCTAAGGGCAAGGCTCGCGGTTTCCGCAAGTACGAACCAGCCGAACGTTTTGACAAAGACGATTCCGCACCCGCGACCGGTCAGTACTCGTTCAAAACAACGATCTAATGAAAAGCGCCTCGCAAGAGGCGCTTTTCTATTTCATTGACATTTTGCTCTCTTTCCGCTAGAATAATCAGTCGACCTTCATCCCGTCGGCACAGGAGGACGTTTGAAAAACTGGATTGAACTTTATATTGCGTGGTACGGCCGCGACCCACATGACGATCATGATCGTTGTCGCGGTCAGGAGACGCTGAACTTCTACGCGGAGCCGCTTCCGTTTCACGAGCGTACGCTCGACCGCATCCGTCATCTGGCGATGATCGACTTCGACTTCGGTGAAAACCCCCTCCACGCTGACGAACCCCCGGACGAGGAGCGCGTCATTATCCAGGAAATTGCCTTCCGCGTCGTCGGCAGCGAACTGCCCACACCGAACGGAGACACCAGCATCCCGGAGGCCTACGTCGAGGCGCTTCTATATCTGCGGAATACCTGCCACGAAAAACTGCAGATGATGATCGATGATACGATCTGGTGGCTCTTACACACCTATCGGATCGGCAACTGATCCCGCCCCGCGACCATGTCGTGCGGGCGGATTCTTTTTTATCCACACCTCGATTACGTGTGGCTCGGAAACGTGGTGCAATAGAAGGGTAAGAAATCAAACTCCCCATTAACTTGGCGGGGTTTATTTTTTTGAAAAATCTTAATAAACGGAGGGCCTATGTGAACAAATAACGGTGCGGTATACTTTATTCAATAACTGTTTTCTATGAACGAACAGAAATTCAGGGAATCGCTCACGCAGGACTTCAAGGGAATCCTCATACAGGCACTTACCGACCAATCTCGCGATATGCGCGATTACACAGATGAACGGGTCGCGGTGTCCGAAGCTCGTCTCGAAAAAAGAATCGACGAATCGGAAAATAGAATTCTTGACGCAATCGCCGAAACACAAGATATGTTCATCAAGCCCAAACTTGAGGATCATGAACGACGCCTCCTGAAACTAGAAGCAAAAATTGCCTAACAGAAAACCCGCCGTCCCCAAGGGACAGGCGGGTTTTTCTATTTAATCTTGAACGAGTCAAAGATCGACGAGATATCTTTCATCGGCTCTGCATAAACGTCCTGTCGGCCATCATACAAATACGACCATTCCTGACTATTCCTGGTGACTACTCCGCCGTAAAAAGCGCTTAAGGAGTTCTGACCGAGGAACGTATCCTCTGCGGGAATTGATTTGTGACCTTTATACTTAAGATCAACTTTTATCACGGCAAAAAGTGGCACCATGTCTGCCCCAAAACCAAAAGTTCTAACTTTTCCCGGCACATCAAAATCTGGTGGTCCGCTCTCGCCTACGTATCCACCAAAATCCTCGACGCTCTCCACACCAAACCAGCTATTGGGAAAGGTTAACGAATAACTCAGATCTCCCGTATATTCAAACGTGACCGGGCCTAACTCTGACTCGTCTGCCGGCATGGAGGTTTCTGTACTTGGCGACGGAGCGGTCGGTGAATTAGTGCAGCCCGCACCGAGAAGCGAGAGTACGAAGAGAGAAAAATAAATCTTTTTCATATGCAAAGATGGTAGCACGACCAAGAGACGACAACTTATCCCCACGAACTTCTTGCGTTCGGTTCCTGTTCGGCTATGATCAAGACAAGACCGAACGTAATACAGACATAAACTATGACCTCACTTCCCCCGCTGACCAAGAAGCAACGCGAAGTACTAGATTGCATTGAAGCTTTCGTACGGAAAAACAGCTACACGCCGTCGTACCGAGAGATCGCCGAGGAATTAGGTCTATCGTCCCCCGCCACGGTACATCAGCACATTCGCGCGCTGTGCGATAAAGGCGTGATCAACACAGGAGAACATGGCATTGCGAGATCAATTGAAGTAGTCGAGACCGAACCATTGTCCCCAATGGCGATCATGCTGCCGCTCGCCGGACTCATCACCGCTGGCGAGCCGATCGAAGCCATAGAGACTCGAGAGACTATCTGCGTGCCGACAGACTTTGTACTGGATTCAATGAACTCGTATGTGCTCAAGGTCAAAGGCAGATCGATGATCGAGGATGGCATCTTTGACGGAGACTTTGTGGTCATTGAACGGAATCCTTCGCCAAAAAATGGAGACATCGTTGTAGCCTTGCTCGATAACGCTTTTGCCACACTCAAAAGATTCTACCGAGAAAAAGACCACATCCGCCTGCAGCCAGCCAACAGCACCATGAAGCCATTCATCATCAAAGGTGACCTTAACATTCAGGGAGTCGTCCGCGCAGTACTGAGAAAGTTCTAATTCTACAACTTTATAACTTTACAACTCTAGAACTCCTCACTATGTCCATATTAGCTCTTCGCCACATTCAAGTGGCGCCTGATTATCGCGTCTCAGTGGTGACTGTTCGTGACCGAAACAAACGCATTTCAAAACTCCGCATTCATCGCCGTAAGATCAAACAACATTTCAGAACAATCCTAGCTCAGCTTTCTCTACCGAGAACGATCCATCTTCGTTACAAGCTTCGATAATTCCTAAAGGAGGACCATATGCACGAATATCTCAATGACCCAGTTGACGTAGACGTAGCGTTTGCGGGACGGAAAGTGCGACCAAGCAAAGTCACTTGGGGCAAGCGAGAGTATGCAGTTAATAAAGTAAATTTAGTTCACGGCGCTCGTGAGGGAGCAAAGCGGATATTCTATTTCTCCGTTTCGGACGCCGTTAACTTCATGAAGCTGAGACTTGATACAGAAACTTTAGAGTGGAGGCTGGTTGAGATGTATTCGTCGTAAGTATGCGTATCATCCTGCACGTCGACTTCAATTCATTCTTTGCGTCAGTCGAGCAGCAGGCCAACCCCTTTCTTCGAGGGAAACCGATTGCGGTTGCGGGAAAGGGACGGGAATCGATTGATGTGTCAGCGACTCATGCGGGACGGGCGAGGGTCGACATCGGGCAACTGAGATACACGAGAAGCGTGGTCACTACTGCCTCGCGCGAGGCGAAGAAACGGGGAGTTAAGACAGCCATGGCTACTTGGGAAGCCAGAAAGCTGTGCCCCGAACTTATCATCATTCCAGGCGATCCGCACAAATACAGTGTGATCACCGCACGACTGATGAAACTTCTTCGCTTAACCGCCGACGCGGTAGAACAGTTCAGTACGGACGAGGCCTTTGCTGACATTACCGCAGCGAGCGGCGGGGACTACTTTGGCGCAACATTACTCGCCGAGCAGCTGCGATCCGATATTCGTCGAGATTGCGGCGAGTACTGCACGGCTTCAATTGGCATCGCACCAAATCGCCTAATAGCCAAACTAGCTTCTGAATCCCATAAGCCGGATGGCCTCACGGTTGTCCGGCCAGAAGCCGTTCTTGATTTTATTGACTCACGTCCGCTTGGGGACTTTTGTGGCATTGGTTTTAAAATCGAAAAACATCTAAACATGCTCGGCGCGACTACCACAAAAACAATGCGCGAGCTTTCTTACGCCCAACTCCGTACCGAATTCAAAAGTTACGGTGATTTTTTGTACGCCGCCGCTCGAGGCCTGGGCGATGATTCAGTTTTCAACGACACCGACGATCCTAAGTCCGTCGGTCACTCTTACACCTTCCCCACCAGCCTAGACAATGACCGGGACGTCCGCCGGCATCTCCTCGCCCTCGCTGACCGGGTTTCCTGGCGCATGCGCAAACAAGGACTAGCTGGCACGCATGTCACCACCTACGCGAGATATGATGACATGGGCGGCGTGGGCTTTGGCAAACAATTTAAGGAACCAATGTTCGATGGGCTCGCTATTGCTAATACAGCGCTATCAATTCTGCTCCCAAACCTTTCAATCCCCCGAGGCATCAGGCTCCTCGGCGTCAGCGTAAGCGGACTCGTCAAGCTGGCCGGAGCCAACCCCCTCCTTCCAAGGGACATCAAAAACCGAAACGCGCTCATCTCGCTCGATAAAATATCGACTAAATATGGAGGTGGCACCTGGCAACGACTCTCAACCCTCGGCACTGTCTTCAAAGAACGCGTTAGCGGATGGCACTATGACCATGAAGTCTAACTGTCCACCTCTTCTTCAATCTCAAGTAGCCGATTGTATTTCGCGAGACGCTCCGAACGTGATGGCGCGCCAGTCTTAATGTATTCAGCGTTCACGGCAACGGCCAGATCGGCAATGGTCGTATCGGTCGTCTCCCCGGAACGGTGTGAGATAACCATTTTGTATTTTTGTTTCTGACCGTATTCGATGGTGTCGATCGTTTCCGAGAGCGTGCCGATCTGGTTAGGTTTGATAAGCACTGCGTTTGCGCAGTGTTCGGCCACCCCGCGTTTAACGCGTTCTATGTTAGTTACGAACAAGTCGTCACCGATCAAAAGAAGTTTATCGCCTAGTCGTTTGGTCAGCTTCTGCCAGCCGCTCCAAGCATCCTCCGCCAAACCGTCTTCAACAGACAACATGGGATACTTTTCCAGCCACTCTTCATACAAACCGATCATCTCATCTTCCGCCATCTTTCGCCGATCAGTATTTAATATGTATCTGCCGGTTCGCTCGTCGAAAAACTCACTCGCGGCCACGTCAATTCCAAAGTGTATCTGTTTGCCTAGTTTGTAACCCGCAGCTTTAGTTGCTTTTACTAGGTACTCGAGCGCCGCTTCGGTCTTGCCAACGTCTGGAGCATATCCGCCCTCGTTCCCTACGTCTGTATCGAGTCCGTCTTTACGAAGAACATCGCCGAGAGCATGAAAGATCTCACTGCCAGCCTGAAGTTGCTTCGAGTATT
This window encodes:
- a CDS encoding DEAD/DEAH box helicase, with translation MVNATEAQSVSFDDLPLAPQMKEILRSYKFVTPTPIQIKAIPVAMTGGDVIGIAQTGTGKTLAFGLPMIERLARHKGRGLVILPTRELALQVEEELNKLGSKLGMKTVVLIGGANMGKQIRDLKAKPHVIVCTPGRLIDHMEQKTLSLADVKILVLDEADRMLDMGFAPQLARIMTAVPKDRQTLLFSATMPQDIVTIANKHMKTPVRIEVAQQGTASERVSQELIIVHKAEKLSLLKTILSEYKGTILVFSRTKHGAKKICAAVKVMGHTSAELHANKSLSQRREALEGFKIGRYRVLIATDIAARGIDVKGIELVINYDLPDASEDYVHRIGRTGRAGKEGKAISFATPDQTTDVRSIERLIRMKLPVSKRTGLTRIEFPAGSDDRYPSHGARPFSGPRAGSGSSAIKPYSKYRAQGSSSSRPAARTPYVGKSYPVPAPSAFGAPKVASTSEYSTPAPRPATSSRPPFKKDGFKGRSGAKGKARGFRKYEPAERFDKDDSAPATGQYSFKTTI
- the lexA gene encoding transcriptional repressor LexA — protein: MTSLPPLTKKQREVLDCIEAFVRKNSYTPSYREIAEELGLSSPATVHQHIRALCDKGVINTGEHGIARSIEVVETEPLSPMAIMLPLAGLITAGEPIEAIETRETICVPTDFVLDSMNSYVLKVKGRSMIEDGIFDGDFVVIERNPSPKNGDIVVALLDNAFATLKRFYREKDHIRLQPANSTMKPFIIKGDLNIQGVVRAVLRKF
- a CDS encoding DNA polymerase IV, with amino-acid sequence MRIILHVDFNSFFASVEQQANPFLRGKPIAVAGKGRESIDVSATHAGRARVDIGQLRYTRSVVTTASREAKKRGVKTAMATWEARKLCPELIIIPGDPHKYSVITARLMKLLRLTADAVEQFSTDEAFADITAASGGDYFGATLLAEQLRSDIRRDCGEYCTASIGIAPNRLIAKLASESHKPDGLTVVRPEAVLDFIDSRPLGDFCGIGFKIEKHLNMLGATTTKTMRELSYAQLRTEFKSYGDFLYAAARGLGDDSVFNDTDDPKSVGHSYTFPTSLDNDRDVRRHLLALADRVSWRMRKQGLAGTHVTTYARYDDMGGVGFGKQFKEPMFDGLAIANTALSILLPNLSIPRGIRLLGVSVSGLVKLAGANPLLPRDIKNRNALISLDKISTKYGGGTWQRLSTLGTVFKERVSGWHYDHEV
- the eno gene encoding phosphopyruvate hydratase, whose amino-acid sequence is MLDRISEVHAHEILDSRGNPTVNVTVTLRNGTRGSASVPSGASTGVHEALELRDGDKKRYRGLGVMKAVNNVNGPIAKAIRGMDVFDVRKIDDVMRVLDGTDNKAKLGANAILGVSMACVHAGARRAGTPLYVHLRAIFGINHKTWNLPTPLMNVFNGGRHADTNLDMQEFIIVPDGIKKYSKQLQAGSEIFHALGDVLRKDGLDTDVGNEGGYAPDVGKTEAALEYLVKATKAAGYKLGKQIHFGIDVAASEFFDERTGRYILNTDRRKMAEDEMIGLYEEWLEKYPMLSVEDGLAEDAWSGWQKLTKRLGDKLLLIGDDLFVTNIERVKRGVAEHCANAVLIKPNQIGTLSETIDTIEYGQKQKYKMVISHRSGETTDTTIADLAVAVNAEYIKTGAPSRSERLAKYNRLLEIEEEVDS